Below is a genomic region from Hyalangium minutum.
GGAAGCCGGGCTCCTTGCCCACGTCCACGCCCGTGCGGAACACCACGCCCTCCGCCTCCATGAGGGCCAATCGCCGCTCCAGCACGCCCTTCTCCATCTTGAAGTCGGGGATGCCGTAGCGCAGCAGGCCGCCGGCCTTGTCGTCGCGCTCGTACACCGTGACGGAGTGTCCCGCCCGGTTGAGCTGCGCCGCCGCCGCCAGCCCCGCGGGCCCCGAGCCCACCACCGCCACCCGCTTGCCCGTGCGCCGCGCTGGAGGCTGCGCCTGCACCCAGCCCTCCGCGAAGGCCCGCTCGGCGATCTCCTTCTCCATCTGCTCGATCGTCACCGGGTGCTGATCGATGGAGAGCACGCATGCGGCCTCGCACGGCGCCGGGCACAGCCGGCCGGTGAACTCCGGGAAGTTGTTGGTGCTGCTCAGCGCCAGGAAGGCCGCCTTCCACCGTCCCCGGTACACCGCCTCGTTGAAGTCTGGGATGGGATTGCCCAGGGGACAGCCCTGCTGACAGAAGGGAACACCGCAGTCCATGCAGCGCCCCGCCTGTTGCTTTGCCTCCTCGGGGGCGAGGGGCAGCACGAACTCGCGCGAGTCGTTGACCCGCTCCTTCTTCTCCCGCTTGGGCGCTGGTACCCGCGCCCACTCCATGAAACCCGTCGGCTTGCCCATGGCTCAGCCCTCCGCCCCGGCAACCCGCCGATGAGGAACCAGTGTGGTCGGCTTGCGCGCCGCGCGGCGCGCCTGGAGCACGCGCTTGTAATCCGTGGGCATCACCTTCACGAACTGCGGCACCATCAGCTCCCAGTTGTCGAGCACCCGGCGCGCCAGCGTGCTCCCCGTGTGCTGGAAGTGGCGCTCGATCATCCCGTGCACGAGCCAGATCTCCGACTCGTCCACCAGGGACTCCAGCTCCACCATCTCCAGGTTGCAGCGCTTGCGGAACGAGCGCTCCCGGTCGAGCACGAACGCCATGCCGCCGCTCATGCCCGCCGCGAAGTTCCGTCCCGTCGGCCCTAGCACCACCACCACGCCACCCGTCATGTACTCGCAGCCGTGGTCCCCCACGCCCTCCACGACGGCCTGGGCGCCGCTGTTGCGCACCGCGAAGCGCTCACCGGCCAGTCCGCGCAGGTACACCTCGCCCGCGGTGGCGCCGTAGAGCACCGTGTTGCCCACCAGCACGTTCTCCTCGGGCGTGAAGCGGCTGTCCGCGGGCGGGTAGACGATCACCCGCCCACCCGAGAGCCCCTTGCCGAGGTAGTCGTTGGAGTCGCCCTCCAGCTCCAGCGTCACGCCACTGGTCAGGAACGCGCCGAAGCTCTGACCCGCGGAGCCATGCAACCGGATGCGGATCTGTCCATCCGCCAGCCCGCGAGAGCCGTGGCGCTTGGCAATCTCCCCGGAGAGCATCGCTCCGACGGCGCGGTGGGTGTTGCTCACCGGCCGGACCAGCATCGTGGGCGCGCCGCCATCCAGCGTGGCCCGCGCGTGCTTGAGGAGCTCGAGATCCAGGTGGTCCGACACATCCTTGCGTTGGGCCGTGCTACAGCGCCGAGGCTCGGTCTCGGGTGCACGTGGAGTCGCCAGCAGCGCGGAGAGATCCACACGCTGTGCCTTCCAGTGCGTCGAGTCCTTCCGCTGCCGCAGCAGATCCACCCGGCCGACCAGCTCCTCCAGCTTCCGTACGCCCAGAGCCGCCATCTGCCGGCGCAGCTCCTCGGCCACCAGGAAGAAGAAGTTCACCACGTGCTCGGGCTTGCCCTGGAAGCGCTCACGCAGCTTGGGATCCTGCGTGGCGATGCCCACCGAGCAGGTGTTGAGGTGGCACTTGCGCAGCATCACGCAGCCCACCGCCACCAGGCTCGCGGTGGCCATGCCGAACTCCTCGCCGCCCATGAGCGCCGCGACGAGCACGTCCCGCGCCGTGCGGAGGCCGCCGTCCACCTGCACGCGGATGCGATCGCGCAGGCCGTTGTGCACCAGCACCTGCTGCGTCTCCGCCAGCCCCAGCTCCCAGGGCAGGCCCGCGCGCTTGATGCTCGACAGCGGCGAGGCGCCCGTGCCGCCCTCGTAGCCAGAGATGACCACGCAGCCCGCTCCCGCCTTCGCCACGCCGGCCGCGATGGTGCCGACGCCCACCTCGCTCACCAGCTTCACGCTGATGCGCGCGTCGGGGTTCACCGACTGCAGGTCATAGATGAGCTGCGCCAGATCCTCGATGGAGTAGATGTCGTGGTGCGGCGGCGGCGAGATCAGCGTCACCCCGGGGTTGGACCAGCGCACCCGGGCGATCCGCTCGTCTACCTTGTGGCCCGGGAGCTGGCCGCCCTCACCGGGCTTGGCGCCCTGGGCGACCTTGATCTGCAACTCCACTGCGTTCACGAGGTACTCGGTGGTGACGCCGAAGCGGGCGCTGGCCACCTGCTTGATCGCGCTGCGGCGCGAGTCCCCGTTCTCGTCCAGCGAGTAGCGGTGAGCCTCCTCTCCACCCTCGCCGCTGTTGGAGCGCCCTCCAATCCGGTTCATCGCGATGGCCAGCGTCTCGTGCGCCTCGGCGCTGATCGATCCGAAGGACATGGCGCCCGTCACGAAGCGCCGGACAATCTCCGTCGCTGACTCCACCTGATCCAGCGGGATCGGCTTGCGTCCCTCCGTGACGACCTCGAGCAGCCCACGGAGGTTGCACTGCTCGCGCGTCTCGTCGTCCGCCAGCTTCGAGTACTCGGCGAACACGGCCGTGTCGTTCTCGCGCACCGCCGCCTGGAGCTTCGCCAGCGTGGCCGGGTTCCACTTGTGCGTCTCGCCCCGGCGCCGCCACTGGTAGTGGCCACCGGCAGGCAGAAGCCCCTCCTCGGAGGCCGCTGCCGGGCCGAAGCCGCGCGCGTGCCGCTCTACCACTTCGCGTCCCAGCTCGAGCAGGCCTACTCCCTCCACGCGCGAGGCCGTGCCCGTAAAGTGCTTCTCGATGAGCCCTCGCTTCAGGCCCACGGCCTCGAAGAGCTGGGCGCCGCGGTAGGACTGCAGCGTGGAGATGCCCATCTTCGACATCACCTTGAGCAGGCCCTCCTCGATGGCGTGGATGTACTGCTCCTGCGCCTTCTCGGCATTCACCTGCAGTTCGGCGGACTCGGCCATGGCGCGCAGCGAGTCCAGCGCCAGGTACGGGTTTACCGCCGAGGCGCCGTAGCCGAACAGGAGCGCGAAGTGGTGCACCTCGCGGGCTTCGGCGGTCTCCACCACCAAGCCGGTGTACATGCGGATACCATCCCGCACCAGCCGTTGGTGCACCGCCGACAGCGCCAGCAGCGCCGGGATGGCGCCGTTGGCCGCGTCCACACCCCGATCGCTCAGCACCAGGATGTTGACGCCCGAGTCCACGGCCTTCACGGCCTCGTCACACATCCACTCCAGCGCCTGCTCCAGCGCGCCGTCGCCCCCGCTCACGGTGTAAAGCAGTGAGAGCGATCGCGTCTCGAAGATGCCCTCGTCCCGGATGCCGGCCAGCTTCGCCAGATGCTCGTTGGTGATGATGGGGCCCGGGAGTGCCAGCCGATGGCACTGCTCCGGAGTCTCCTCGAAGGTGTTGCCCTCGGGGCCCAGCGCCGTGCTCAGCGTCATGACCAGCGACTCGCGGATCGGATCGATCGGCGGGTTGGTCACCTGCGCGAAGAGCTGGTGGAAGTAGGAGAAGAGGCTCGGGGCCTGATCGCTGAGCACCGCCAGCGGCGTGTCCGTGCCCATGGAGCCCACCGGCTCCTTGCCCGTCTCCGCCATGGGCTGGAGGATCAGCCGCGCGTCCTCGTCCGTGTAGCCGAAGGCGCGCTGGAGCCGCCACAGCTCCTCGCCCACGAGCCGCGCCGGAGCGGGCCGCTCCGGGAGGTCCGCGAAGGTGGAGAGGTTGCGCTGCAGCCAGCGGCGGTACGGCCAGCGGCCGGCGATGTCCGCCTTCACCTCTTCGTCCTCGACGATGCGGCCTTCGGCGGTGTCCACCAGGAGCATCTTGCCCGGT
It encodes:
- the gltB gene encoding glutamate synthase large subunit gives rise to the protein MSHVPGRYGLYEPETEHDACGVGFVAHIKGDRSRGIVDDALELLNRLSHRAAVGKDPETGDGAGILVQLPHRLFEKEASKHRIDLPPRRQYAVAQTFLPSDPFARTACERILEEVVAEEGQRVLGWRDVPVAPEHLGSVAREVAPVIRQLFVARRRVVPSAFERKLYRIRKLAESRVRESGMDTWGRFHIASFSAETIIYKGLLLPRQLPRFYEDLRHPELVSALALVHSRFSTNTFPTWELAQPFRYIAHNGEINTLSGNRNWMTARRGLLQSARFGGSLESLYPLIVPGKSDSAQFDNMVELLYLGGRTLPHSMMMMIPEAWEGHATMNDERRAFYEYSSALMEPWDGPAAIAFTDGQMIGATLDRNGLRPARYLITEDDRLILASETGVIDVPAAQVRRKGRLTPGKMLLVDTAEGRIVEDEEVKADIAGRWPYRRWLQRNLSTFADLPERPAPARLVGEELWRLQRAFGYTDEDARLILQPMAETGKEPVGSMGTDTPLAVLSDQAPSLFSYFHQLFAQVTNPPIDPIRESLVMTLSTALGPEGNTFEETPEQCHRLALPGPIITNEHLAKLAGIRDEGIFETRSLSLLYTVSGGDGALEQALEWMCDEAVKAVDSGVNILVLSDRGVDAANGAIPALLALSAVHQRLVRDGIRMYTGLVVETAEAREVHHFALLFGYGASAVNPYLALDSLRAMAESAELQVNAEKAQEQYIHAIEEGLLKVMSKMGISTLQSYRGAQLFEAVGLKRGLIEKHFTGTASRVEGVGLLELGREVVERHARGFGPAAASEEGLLPAGGHYQWRRRGETHKWNPATLAKLQAAVRENDTAVFAEYSKLADDETREQCNLRGLLEVVTEGRKPIPLDQVESATEIVRRFVTGAMSFGSISAEAHETLAIAMNRIGGRSNSGEGGEEAHRYSLDENGDSRRSAIKQVASARFGVTTEYLVNAVELQIKVAQGAKPGEGGQLPGHKVDERIARVRWSNPGVTLISPPPHHDIYSIEDLAQLIYDLQSVNPDARISVKLVSEVGVGTIAAGVAKAGAGCVVISGYEGGTGASPLSSIKRAGLPWELGLAETQQVLVHNGLRDRIRVQVDGGLRTARDVLVAALMGGEEFGMATASLVAVGCVMLRKCHLNTCSVGIATQDPKLRERFQGKPEHVVNFFFLVAEELRRQMAALGVRKLEELVGRVDLLRQRKDSTHWKAQRVDLSALLATPRAPETEPRRCSTAQRKDVSDHLDLELLKHARATLDGGAPTMLVRPVSNTHRAVGAMLSGEIAKRHGSRGLADGQIRIRLHGSAGQSFGAFLTSGVTLELEGDSNDYLGKGLSGGRVIVYPPADSRFTPEENVLVGNTVLYGATAGEVYLRGLAGERFAVRNSGAQAVVEGVGDHGCEYMTGGVVVVLGPTGRNFAAGMSGGMAFVLDRERSFRKRCNLEMVELESLVDESEIWLVHGMIERHFQHTGSTLARRVLDNWELMVPQFVKVMPTDYKRVLQARRAARKPTTLVPHRRVAGAEG